The DNA region CGCGAGGCCGCCGCCGCGGACGGCAAGAGCGTGAAGGCGTACGTCCACGACCTCAGCGTGCGGGAACAGCAGCGGCGGGTGTTCGTGGAGCACGCGGTCGCGTTCTGGAAGGACCACCGGGCGGAGTTCGACGCGGCGTTCCCGGAGGACGCGCCCGCCGCGTGAGGCACGGGGGAGCGGCCCGGTGAACGGCGAGGACGTGACGCTGCTGCACGTCGACCTGCGCTGGCTGCTCGACGTGCAGGAACGGTCCTCCCCGGAGGACCTCAGCGTGCGGGACTACTCGGCGTTGCAGGCCGCGGTGGCCCGGCACCGGGTGAACACCGCCCAGCTCGGTCACGACGCCGACCCCGCCTGGTGCGCGGCCACCCTGATGCACACCATCGTGCTGCTGCGTCCGCTCCCGGTGCGCAACAACCTGTACGCCTGCATGACGACGGCCGC from Kitasatospora cathayae includes:
- a CDS encoding toxin Doc, with translation MNGEDVTLLHVDLRWLLDVQERSSPEDLSVRDYSALQAAVARHRVNTAQLGHDADPAWCAATLMHTIVLLRPLPVRNNLYACMTTAAYMHAAGEGIDPPYGALVELARDVVEGRADVYAAADRIRSWRI